From a region of the Calliphora vicina chromosome 4, idCalVici1.1, whole genome shotgun sequence genome:
- the RpL7A gene encoding large ribosomal subunit protein eL8, translated as MVVKKPKPKKKPVTKKVAPAPLAVKKPVVKKVVNQLFEKRPKNFGIGQNVQHKRDLSRFVRWPKYIRVQRQKAVLQKRLKVPPPIHQFSQTLDKTTAVKMFKLLEKYRPESAIAKKQRLKKIAEAKAAGKDVQPKKKPSFIRAGTNTVTKLVEQKKAQLVVIAHDVDPLELVLFLPALCRKMGVPYCIVKGKARLGMLVRRKTCTALALTNVEANDKANFSKVVEAIKTNYNDRHDEIRRHWGGGILGSKSLARIAKLERAKARELAQKQG; from the exons ATGGTTGTTAAGAAG cccAAGCCAAAGAAGAAGCCAGTGACCAAGAAGGTTGCCCCAGCTCCTTTGGCCGTCAAGAAGCCAGTCGTCAAGAAAGTTGTTAACCAACTTTTCGAAAAGCGCCCCAAGAACTTTGGCATTG gacaAAACGTTCAACACAAACGCGATTTATCTCGCTTCGTAAGATGGCCCAAGTACATTCGCGTCCAACGCCAAAAGGCTGTTTTGCAAAAACGTTTGAAGGTGCCCCCACCAATTCATCAATTCAGCCAAACTTTGGACAAGACCACCGCCGTCAAAATGTTCAAGTTGTTGGAGAAATACCGTCCTGAATCCGCCATTGCCAAGAAGCAACGCTTGAAGAAGATTGCTGAAGCCAAGGCTGCCGGTAAGGATGTCCAGCCCAAGAAGAAGCCCTCTTTCATCCGTGCTGGTACCAACACCGTCACCAAGTTGGTAGAACAAAAGAAAGCTCAATTGGTCGTCATCGCTCACGATGTTGATCCCCTTGAG TTGGTATTGTTCTTGCCTGCCTTGTGCCGCAAAATGGGTGTCCCATACTGCATTGTCAAGGGTAAAGCCCGTCTCGGTATGTTGGTCCGTCGCAAGACCTGCACCGCTTTGGCTTTGACCAACGTCGAAGCTAACGACAAGGCCAACTTCAGCAAGGTTGTTGAAGCCATCAAGACCAACTACAACGATCGTCATGATGAAATCCGCAGACACTGGGGAGGTGGTATTTTGGGTTCAAAGAGTTTGGCTCGCATCGCTAAATTGGAACGCGCCAAGGCTCGCGAACTCGCCCAAAAGCAAGGTTAA